The Ruminococcus bovis genome includes a region encoding these proteins:
- the feoB gene encoding ferrous iron transporter B: MCDKNLVILIGNPNVGKSSIFNRLTGDNQHTGNWTGKTVECAEGKLKCNKDICIVDLPGIYTLCAANAEEICSKNFLLQHKDALVIVVVDGNNIYKSLTLIEEVSNITSNAIICINQYKSAVKSGTKINIDKLKEILKIPIVTTEATDRSSLDILNNIINININNHFPTPIKHRKLNKENIIKEVVDDRCNDRQRKLDKIFTSKVTGIPIMFLLLAMVLYITIIGANYPSDFLSYVFAKGGEYLYEFLNYISLPSYIISLICDGVYRTVTWVVAVMLPPMAIFFPIFSLLENFGYLPRVAFNLDRVFCKANCSGKQALTMCMGFGCNACGVTGCRIINNREQRLNAIVTNNFVPCNGRFPTLISIITIFMTSYFNSKLRSLVSALILTGFIILSIIVSMGISFLLSKTILKNENRDFVMEMPKYKKPKIIATIYESIKNRAVFVLLRALVVALPAGAIIWLCGNIKINDYTILSYIVNFLNPIGKVFGLDGEILIALLLGFPANEIVIPIMLMAYSGSSTLVECSDLGSLSNLLISNGWTIKTAICMIIIVLMHFPCSTTCLTIYKETKSKLWTLISILLPTITGLMFCFLINIVM; the protein is encoded by the coding sequence ATGTGTGATAAAAATTTAGTAATTTTAATTGGTAACCCTAATGTGGGCAAAAGTTCTATATTCAACAGACTTACAGGGGATAATCAACACACAGGTAATTGGACAGGTAAAACTGTTGAATGTGCAGAAGGTAAGCTAAAATGCAACAAGGATATTTGTATTGTTGATTTACCAGGTATATATACTTTATGTGCTGCTAATGCAGAAGAAATTTGCAGTAAAAACTTTTTGTTACAACACAAAGATGCACTTGTTATAGTTGTTGTTGATGGTAATAACATATACAAAAGCCTTACACTTATTGAGGAAGTTTCTAACATAACAAGTAATGCAATTATATGTATCAATCAATATAAAAGTGCCGTGAAGTCCGGCACTAAAATTAACATAGATAAGCTAAAAGAAATACTGAAAATTCCTATTGTTACTACAGAGGCTACTGACAGAAGTTCACTTGATATACTTAATAATATAATAAACATTAATATTAACAATCATTTTCCCACACCTATAAAACATAGAAAACTTAATAAGGAAAATATCATTAAAGAAGTTGTTGATGACAGGTGTAATGACAGACAAAGAAAGTTAGATAAAATCTTCACTTCAAAAGTTACGGGCATTCCTATAATGTTTCTGTTACTTGCAATGGTACTGTATATTACTATTATCGGTGCTAACTATCCCAGTGACTTTCTCAGTTATGTATTTGCTAAAGGTGGAGAATATCTATATGAATTTTTAAACTATATTTCTTTGCCTAGTTATATAATTTCTTTAATATGTGACGGTGTATATAGGACAGTAACATGGGTAGTTGCAGTTATGCTACCACCTATGGCTATCTTCTTCCCTATATTTTCTTTGCTTGAGAATTTTGGATATTTACCTAGAGTTGCATTTAATTTAGACAGAGTGTTTTGTAAAGCTAATTGCAGTGGAAAACAAGCATTAACTATGTGTATGGGTTTTGGTTGTAATGCTTGTGGTGTAACAGGTTGTAGGATAATCAACAACAGAGAGCAAAGGTTAAATGCTATTGTTACAAATAATTTTGTACCATGTAACGGTAGGTTTCCTACACTTATTTCTATTATCACTATATTTATGACTTCTTACTTTAACAGTAAATTACGGTCACTTGTGTCAGCATTAATTCTTACGGGATTTATAATATTAAGTATTATTGTTTCTATGGGTATTTCATTTTTACTTAGCAAAACTATCTTAAAAAATGAAAACAGAGATTTTGTAATGGAAATGCCTAAATACAAGAAACCTAAAATTATTGCTACTATTTATGAGTCTATTAAGAACAGAGCAGTTTTTGTTTTACTTAGGGCTTTGGTTGTGGCTTTACCTGCCGGTGCTATAATTTGGTTATGTGGTAATATTAAAATTAACGACTACACTATATTAAGTTATATTGTAAATTTCCTTAACCCTATCGGAAAAGTCTTTGGACTTGACGGTGAAATACTTATTGCTTTGTTGCTAGGTTTTCCGGCTAATGAAATTGTAATTCCTATTATGCTAATGGCTTATAGTGGTAGCAGTACACTTGTTGAATGTAGTGACTTAGGTTCATTAAGTAACCTATTAATCAGTAACGGTTGGACAATAAAAACTGCAATTTGTATGATAATAATTGTATTAATGCACTTTCCTTGTTCAACTACTTGTCTTACTATTTATAAGGAAACAAAAAGTAAATTATGGACTTTGATTTCTATATTATTACCTACAATTACAGGGTTAATGTTTTGT
- the pdxT gene encoding pyridoxal 5'-phosphate synthase glutaminase subunit PdxT produces MVVAVLSLQGAVIEHIQMLDKLGVETFEIRKKSDLDKHFDGLIIPGGESTVQGKLLHELDIYDTLKEKIENGLPVFGTCAGLLLLAKSIDNDNKTHLATMDITAMRNAYGRQLGSFYTNSSFDDKGEIPMTFIRAPYISSVGDNVKVLATVDGKIVGARQGNQLVTAFHPELNDDLTVHKYFVDIIKENM; encoded by the coding sequence ATGGTTGTTGCTGTTTTATCTTTGCAAGGTGCAGTAATTGAACATATCCAAATGCTAGATAAACTAGGTGTTGAAACTTTTGAAATCAGAAAAAAGTCTGACCTGGATAAGCACTTTGACGGTTTGATTATTCCCGGTGGTGAAAGCACAGTACAAGGTAAATTACTTCATGAACTTGATATTTATGATACATTAAAAGAAAAGATTGAAAATGGTTTGCCTGTATTCGGTACTTGTGCCGGACTGCTACTTCTTGCTAAAAGTATTGATAATGACAATAAGACTCACTTAGCTACTATGGATATTACTGCTATGAGAAATGCTTATGGCAGACAGTTAGGCAGTTTCTATACTAACAGTTCATTTGATGATAAAGGCGAAATTCCTATGACATTTATCAGAGCACCTTATATTTCAAGTGTTGGTGATAATGTTAAGGTACTTGCAACAGTTGACGGTAAAATTGTTGGTGCAAGACAAGGCAATCAGCTTGTAACTGCTTTTCATCCTGAATTAAATGATGACTTAACTGTACATAAATACTTTGTAGATATTATCAAAGAAAATATGTGA
- the pdxS gene encoding pyridoxal 5'-phosphate synthase lyase subunit PdxS, protein MSNERFELNKNLAQMLKGGVIMDVTTPEQAKIAEEAGACAVMALERIPADIRAAGGVSRMSDPKMIKGIQDAVSIPVMAKCRIGHFAEAQILEAIEIDYIDESEVLSPADDVYHIDKTNFKVPFVCGAKDLGEALRRINEGASMIRTKGEPGTGDVVQAVKHMRMMQSEIRRLVSMSTDELYEAAKQLQVPYNLVQYVHENGKLPVVNFAAGGVATPADAALMMQLGAEGVFVGSGIFKSGNPKKRANAIVKAVTNYNDAKMLAELSEDLGEAMVGINEQEIEILMAERGK, encoded by the coding sequence ATGAGTAACGAAAGATTTGAATTAAATAAGAATTTAGCACAAATGCTAAAGGGTGGCGTAATTATGGACGTTACTACACCTGAACAGGCTAAGATTGCTGAAGAAGCAGGTGCTTGTGCAGTTATGGCTCTAGAAAGAATCCCAGCTGATATTAGAGCTGCCGGTGGTGTTTCTAGAATGAGTGATCCTAAGATGATTAAGGGTATTCAGGACGCTGTTTCTATTCCTGTTATGGCTAAGTGCAGAATCGGTCACTTTGCAGAAGCTCAGATCCTAGAAGCTATTGAAATTGACTACATTGATGAAAGTGAAGTTCTATCTCCTGCTGATGATGTTTATCACATTGACAAAACAAACTTTAAAGTACCATTTGTATGTGGTGCTAAAGACCTTGGTGAGGCACTAAGAAGAATTAACGAAGGTGCATCTATGATTAGAACTAAGGGTGAACCGGGTACAGGTGATGTTGTTCAGGCAGTTAAGCATATGAGAATGATGCAGTCTGAAATCAGAAGACTTGTTTCTATGAGTACAGATGAACTATATGAGGCTGCAAAGCAATTACAAGTTCCTTACAACCTTGTTCAGTATGTTCACGAAAATGGTAAGCTACCTGTTGTTAACTTTGCTGCCGGTGGTGTTGCAACTCCTGCTGATGCTGCTCTAATGATGCAGTTAGGTGCTGAAGGTGTATTCGTAGGTTCAGGTATCTTTAAGTCAGGCAACCCTAAGAAGAGAGCTAATGCTATTGTTAAGGCTGTTACTAACTACAATGATGCTAAGATGCTTGCTGAACTTTCTGAAGACCTTGGTGAAGCTATGGTTGGTATCAACGAACAGGAAATTGAAATTCTAATGGCTGAAAGAGGAAAGTAA
- a CDS encoding MGMT family protein, whose amino-acid sequence MASLNSDLIYEVLAVVDEIPKGKVATYGQIARLIGRDKNSRLVGKVLSISEYYGKYPCHRVVNHQGRLAPHWNEQKDLLIAEGVTFKSNGCVNLKLHQWDC is encoded by the coding sequence ATGGCATCATTAAACAGTGATTTAATATATGAGGTATTGGCAGTAGTTGATGAGATACCTAAAGGTAAAGTTGCAACATATGGGCAAATTGCAAGGCTTATCGGCAGAGATAAAAACTCAAGACTTGTAGGTAAAGTGTTGAGCATTTCTGAATACTACGGTAAATATCCTTGTCACAGAGTAGTTAATCATCAAGGCAGATTAGCACCACATTGGAATGAACAAAAAGACCTTTTGATTGCTGAGGGTGTTACCTTCAAAAGTAATGGTTGTGTAAACTTAAAGCTTCATCAATGGGATTGCTGA
- a CDS encoding methylated-DNA--[protein]-cysteine S-methyltransferase, whose amino-acid sequence MIYTYYYNSPLGRITMASDGDYLIGLWFDGQKYYADSIKGEHIEKSLPIFTEVTKWLDIYFSGKEPDFTPPLLMKTTPFRKAVWEVMLTIPYGKTMTYGEIANIIAKEKGIERMSSQAVGGAVGHNFISIIIPCHRVVGTNGSLTGYAGGIDKKIQLLKLEKTDMKNLFIPKKGTAL is encoded by the coding sequence ATGATTTATACATATTACTACAATTCACCACTTGGCAGAATTACAATGGCTAGTGATGGTGATTATCTTATTGGTTTATGGTTTGATGGACAAAAATATTATGCCGACTCAATAAAAGGAGAGCATATAGAAAAATCACTTCCTATTTTTACAGAAGTAACAAAGTGGCTTGATATTTACTTTAGTGGTAAAGAACCTGATTTTACACCACCGTTATTGATGAAAACAACACCATTTCGTAAAGCAGTATGGGAAGTTATGCTCACTATTCCATATGGCAAAACTATGACCTATGGTGAGATTGCAAATATAATAGCTAAAGAAAAAGGTATTGAAAGAATGTCATCTCAAGCAGTAGGTGGTGCAGTCGGTCATAATTTCATTTCAATTATTATCCCTTGCCATAGAGTAGTTGGTACAAATGGTAGCTTAACCGGTTATGCCGGTGGAATAGATAAAAAGATTCAACTACTTAAGTTAGAAAAAACAGATATGAAAAATCTTTTTATCCCAAAGAAAGGCACTGCACTATAA